The window ACGAGCGGCCTGTTACTCGCTCTCACCCCACCTGTACCGCACGGACGCGCCGAAGGTGCGCGGCTCGAGCAGGAACAAGTTGGTGAAGTTCGCCGAGGTGGCGTCCGTGAAGTAGTGGCCCGTCACGTCGTCGTTGTTCTGCAGGTTCTTCGCCCAGAGCTCGAACATCCAGGGGGCGTCGGGCTTGGCGAAGCTGAGCTGCGCGTCGAGTTGCTCCCAGGAATTGATCAGGTCCTTCCTGGTGTTGTAGACGCGGGCGTACTGGTCGCTGCGCCAGGAGAAGTCCACACGAGGCGTCATCTCCCAGCCCCCGAAGACGGGGAACACGTACTGGGCGCCGACGTGCACCGTGAACTTGGGTGCCGCCGGCAGCTCGTTCCCCGCCAAGTCCTGGATGAACCCGTCCGGTCCGTAGCCATCCGAGAAGTCGAGGATGTTGCCCGGCGTTCCCTCGAGGCAGAGGGGGTTGAGCGTCTGGTTGCAGATGTAGTTCTGGCCAGCCGGGAACGGCAGCAGCTGCTTGATCGTCGTCCAACCCGGCTGGCTGGCGGTGGGATCCGCCGGGTCTGCCGATTCGAGCTCCTGGATGTCCGTCTTCAGCCACGAGAAATTCAGGTTGATGCGGAACCGATCGGTGACCGAGTAGACCGTCTCGAGCTCGACGCCGTAGATCTTCACGTCGGCGTTCTCGTTCACGGCCGTGCGGTTCACGATCTTCGAGAGCTGCATGCCCTCGTAGTCGTAATAGAAGGCGGTCGTGTTGAAGAGGAGCTTGTCGAACAGCACACCCTTGAAACCGACCTCGTAGGCGAGGTTTTTCTCCTCGTCGAAGATCAAGGAGACCGGGGTTCCGCCAGCCGACGTGTCCACCGCAGGATTGAAGCCACCGCCCTTGAAGCCGGTGCTGATGTTCAGGTAGACGAGTGAGTCGGGAGCGAACGACAGGTCGAGGTCCTGCGCGACGCCCACCTTCCACGTGACGTTGTGGAAGCCGCCCTCCTGCGTCGCGAACGGGTTCAGCGCGCACGGCGCGTTCGGGTCGCCGGTCGCGTTACACACCCACAGGTTCACGCGCTGCGTGGATTCCTTGTGGTCGTCCGTGTAGCGCGCGCCGACGGTCACGTGCGTGCTCTCGAATGGATCCCAGTACACCTCGCCGAAAATCGCCCAGCTCGAGACACGCGTCGGCTTGGTCTCGTTCAGGTAGTAGCTGGAGCGCGGCAGCGCATCGTGGCAGGACGAGCCTGGGTTGTTGAGGATGTACGTGTAGGCGTTCGGGCAGAGCAGGACCGTGTCCGGCATGTCCCAGAACGCTTCGAGGCCCGCCGCCCAAACGGCGTACTCGAGGTCGGCCTCAACCTCACCGAAGTTCATGCCGGCGGTAAAGTTGAGCGGCCCGTCGAAGCTCGAAGCGGCGCGCACCTCCTGGCTGAAGGCATTGGCTTCGCCCCAGGAGCGATCGAAAACGAACTCGGAGCTGTACGTGCCTTCGAGCCCACCCCACGGCGAGTGGACGTCGCTGTCGGGGAAGTCGAAGTGGCGGGGGCCGCCGGCGAAGGAAACGGGCGGAACGGCCCAGAAGTAGTCCGTACGGCTGTTGTTGCTCCAGTTGTGGTAGCCCGTGACCGAGGTGAGGCGAACGTTCTCGGTCACGTCCCAGTTCACCACCAACGTCACCATCGTCTCGTCCGTGACGTATCGCGGGTCGAGCTGCGTGTTCACGTCGCGCAGACCCGAGGGGTTGCTGGCTCCCGCGTAGAACTCCGTCGGAGTGCCGTAGTTCCGGGGCCCAAACGCGGCATCCGCGAACGCGTCCGAGAGCAGGTATCCGTCGATCGGCAGACGCGCCGGAACCGAGTAAGGTGTGAACACGCCGACGGGACCGGTGAGGAACCGCGGCACCTGAGTGACCTGGCGATTCACGAAGAACGGAATGCCGGCCAGCCCGTTCGCCAACAAGAAGTTGTGCACCGGGCCGAGCGTGTGCAACGTGTCCATGATGATGCCCGTCGAGTACACCAGGATGGAGCCCGAGTTGATCGGATCCCCCTGCATCTCGACGTCGCCGCCCTGGCAGCCGATGCCGTAGGGCCAAGGCCGCGGGTCGGTCGTGCAGGCCTGCTTGTTCATGCGGCTGCGCTTGTCGTCCTCGGAGAAGTAGCTGGCCATCAGGTTGAAGTTGACGTTGTCCCACTCGCCGGCGAGCGAGCCGCGCAGCATGTAGAGGTTGCGGTCGTCGATCTTGTTGCCGTTGTGGACGTTCTCGGTCGTGCCGTCGCGGCTGAAGTAATAACCGCCGAAGCGCGCCGCGAAGTGCTCGCCGAGCGGCACGTTCACCACGGCCTTGATCTTGCCGTGGTTGTAGTCGCCGTATTCGCCCTGGACGCTGCCGCCCCATTCCCCGAACACGGGCTTCTTCGTGTAGAGGTTGACGGCGCCGCCGGGAGCGCTGCGGCCGAAGATGGTGCCCTGCGGACCGCGCAGCACCTCGACGCGCTCCATGTCGAAGAACTCGGTCTCGAAGATGCGCGCGCCGGAAAAGGGCGCCTCGTTCACGTGGATGCCGGTGCCGGCTTCGGCGGTGGAGGCGGTGGCGAGATTCCCCACGCCGCGCAGCGAGATGTTGCCGGCCCCCATGAAGTTTGTCTTGGAGAACTGGAGGTTCGGCACGTTCATCTGGATGTCGGCGACATCCTCGATGTTGCCGCTCTCGAGGCTATCGGCCGAGAACGCGCTGACCGCGATCGGGATGTCCTGGATCGACTCCTCGCGCTTTCGCGAGGTCACGATGATGGTTTCGATCCCGCTTTCGTCCTTCTGCTCTTCCTGCGCGAAGGCCGGCGTGAAGCCGATCACGACGAGTGCCAGGAGCGCGATGCTCCAAGCGAGGGT of the Deltaproteobacteria bacterium genome contains:
- a CDS encoding TonB-dependent receptor; protein product: MSLRQRTLAWSIALLALVVIGFTPAFAQEEQKDESGIETIIVTSRKREESIQDIPIAVSAFSADSLESGNIEDVADIQMNVPNLQFSKTNFMGAGNISLRGVGNLATASTAEAGTGIHVNEAPFSGARIFETEFFDMERVEVLRGPQGTIFGRSAPGGAVNLYTKKPVFGEWGGSVQGEYGDYNHGKIKAVVNVPLGEHFAARFGGYYFSRDGTTENVHNGNKIDDRNLYMLRGSLAGEWDNVNFNLMASYFSEDDKRSRMNKQACTTDPRPWPYGIGCQGGDVEMQGDPINSGSILVYSTGIIMDTLHTLGPVHNFLLANGLAGIPFFVNRQVTQVPRFLTGPVGVFTPYSVPARLPIDGYLLSDAFADAAFGPRNYGTPTEFYAGASNPSGLRDVNTQLDPRYVTDETMVTLVVNWDVTENVRLTSVTGYHNWSNNSRTDYFWAVPPVSFAGGPRHFDFPDSDVHSPWGGLEGTYSSEFVFDRSWGEANAFSQEVRAASSFDGPLNFTAGMNFGEVEADLEYAVWAAGLEAFWDMPDTVLLCPNAYTYILNNPGSSCHDALPRSSYYLNETKPTRVSSWAIFGEVYWDPFESTHVTVGARYTDDHKESTQRVNLWVCNATGDPNAPCALNPFATQEGGFHNVTWKVGVAQDLDLSFAPDSLVYLNISTGFKGGGFNPAVDTSAGGTPVSLIFDEEKNLAYEVGFKGVLFDKLLFNTTAFYYDYEGMQLSKIVNRTAVNENADVKIYGVELETVYSVTDRFRINLNFSWLKTDIQELESADPADPTASQPGWTTIKQLLPFPAGQNYICNQTLNPLCLEGTPGNILDFSDGYGPDGFIQDLAGNELPAAPKFTVHVGAQYVFPVFGGWEMTPRVDFSWRSDQYARVYNTRKDLINSWEQLDAQLSFAKPDAPWMFELWAKNLQNNDDVTGHYFTDATSANFTNLFLLEPRTFGASVRYRWGESE